The following coding sequences are from one Candidatus Borkfalkia ceftriaxoniphila window:
- the accB gene encoding acetyl-CoA carboxylase biotin carboxyl carrier protein has product MDNKKLKGIVDIFNDSGLTFMEINEKEGENAFSIKLEKKGEILPVPASAHAAPQFSATEPAASDTEREIKDFNKYRDVKSPMVGIFYTSPSPDSEPFIKVGDKVKKGDTLCIIEAMKLMNDVVAEEDGELVEICAENGSLVEFGQVLFKIF; this is encoded by the coding sequence ATGGATAATAAAAAGTTGAAAGGCATCGTGGATATTTTCAACGACAGCGGTCTGACTTTTATGGAAATAAACGAAAAGGAAGGGGAGAACGCCTTTTCCATCAAACTGGAAAAGAAAGGCGAAATTTTACCCGTCCCCGCGTCCGCCCATGCCGCCCCGCAGTTTTCGGCAACGGAGCCCGCAGCCTCGGATACCGAGCGCGAGATCAAGGATTTCAATAAATACCGCGACGTGAAATCGCCCATGGTGGGCATCTTTTACACCTCGCCTTCGCCCGATTCCGAGCCGTTCATCAAAGTGGGCGACAAGGTGAAAAAGGGCGATACGCTCTGTATCATCGAGGCGATGAAACTGATGAACGACGTCGTCGCGGAAGAGGACGGCGAACTTGTGGAGATCTGCGCGGAAAACGGCTCTTTGGTCGAATTCGGGCAGGTGCTTTTCAAGATATTTTAA
- the accC gene encoding acetyl-CoA carboxylase biotin carboxylase subunit — protein MFSKILIANRGEIAVRIIRACNEMGISTVAVYSEADANSLHVNLADESYCIGPALLKDSYLNMTAIIDVAIATGCQAIHPGYGLLSENARFAELCEKCNVKFIGPHYSVIAKMGDKDEARRTMKAAGVPVVPGLDEIADVAEAKAFAAKIGYPVIVKASAGGGGRGIRIVEREEDFETAVALASNEALSAFGNGKVYLEKFLTDVKHVEMQIVADEQGNVVCLGERDCSMQRKNQKLIEESPCVVLKEDVRREMMRCAVLAAKAVNYTSLGTIEFLLDKNNDFYFMEMNTRLQVEHPVTEYVTGIDIVKWQIRIAAGVEFMYKQEDIRFRGCAIECRINAEDVRKNFRPCCGRINLLHIPGGPWVRFDTAIYQDYMIPPYYDSMIGKLIVFARDRTEAIRKMQAALCELVIEGVCTNAELSGDILAEPAFKSGEYCTNFLDKFLKNY, from the coding sequence ATGTTCAGTAAAATTCTGATAGCGAATCGTGGCGAGATCGCCGTGCGCATCATCCGTGCCTGCAACGAAATGGGCATTTCCACCGTGGCGGTATACTCTGAGGCGGACGCGAACTCGCTGCACGTCAATCTGGCGGACGAGAGTTACTGTATCGGCCCCGCGCTTTTGAAAGACAGTTATTTGAATATGACCGCGATCATCGACGTGGCGATCGCGACGGGCTGCCAGGCGATCCATCCCGGTTACGGGCTTTTGAGCGAGAATGCGCGCTTTGCCGAACTTTGCGAAAAATGCAACGTCAAGTTCATCGGGCCGCACTATTCCGTCATCGCGAAAATGGGCGATAAGGACGAGGCCAGAAGGACCATGAAAGCGGCGGGCGTGCCCGTCGTTCCCGGGCTCGACGAGATCGCCGACGTTGCGGAGGCAAAGGCGTTCGCTGCAAAAATAGGCTATCCCGTCATCGTCAAGGCGAGCGCGGGCGGCGGCGGCCGCGGGATCCGCATCGTGGAAAGGGAAGAGGATTTCGAAACCGCGGTGGCGCTCGCGTCCAACGAGGCTCTCTCCGCTTTCGGCAACGGCAAGGTGTATCTGGAAAAATTTCTGACCGACGTCAAGCACGTGGAAATGCAGATCGTCGCCGACGAACAGGGCAACGTGGTGTGTTTGGGCGAGCGCGACTGCTCCATGCAGCGCAAGAACCAGAAACTCATAGAGGAGAGCCCCTGCGTCGTTTTGAAAGAAGACGTGCGCCGCGAAATGATGCGCTGCGCCGTGCTGGCGGCGAAAGCGGTCAATTACACGAGCCTCGGCACCATCGAGTTTTTGCTCGATAAAAATAACGATTTCTATTTTATGGAAATGAACACCCGCCTGCAAGTCGAGCACCCCGTCACCGAATACGTCACGGGCATCGATATCGTCAAGTGGCAGATCCGCATCGCGGCGGGCGTGGAGTTCATGTATAAACAGGAAGATATCCGATTCCGCGGCTGCGCCATCGAGTGCCGCATCAACGCGGAGGACGTGCGCAAAAATTTCCGTCCCTGCTGCGGCAGGATCAACCTTTTGCACATTCCGGGCGGACCGTGGGTGCGTTTCGATACCGCCATTTACCAGGATTATATGATCCCGCCCTATTACGACAGCATGATCGGCAAACTTATCGTCTTCGCGCGCGACCGCACCGAGGCGATACGGAAAATGCAGGCGGCGCTGTGCGAACTGGTCATCGAGGGAGTCTGCACCAATGCGGAACTTTCGGGCGATATCCTCGCCGAGCCCGCATTCAAGAGCGGCGAGTACTGCACCAATTTCCTGGATAAATTTCTGAAAAACTACTAA
- the fabG gene encoding 3-oxoacyl-[acyl-carrier-protein] reductase has protein sequence MSEKTENRVALITGAARGIGATIALALAAEGTDIAVVDYGEKSAAEETLAKIAERGVRVAYYRCDVSDFAAAKATADAVFKDFGKIDILVNNAGVTADKLLVRMEEADWDRVININLKGCFNMIKHVTPYMMRKRYGRIVSISSVVGLMGNAGQANYSASKAGIIGLTKTVAKEFAPRGVTANAVAPGFIKTAMTDALSEEQKQAMYKLIPLGKLGETEDIAEAVLFLVSDRARYITGEVLRVDGGMCM, from the coding sequence ATGTCTGAAAAGACTGAAAATAGAGTCGCCCTCATCACGGGCGCTGCCCGCGGCATCGGCGCGACCATCGCGCTAGCGCTCGCGGCGGAAGGCACGGATATCGCCGTCGTGGACTACGGCGAAAAGTCCGCGGCGGAAGAAACGCTCGCAAAGATCGCGGAACGCGGCGTGCGCGTCGCCTATTATCGCTGCGACGTTTCGGATTTTGCCGCCGCAAAGGCGACGGCGGACGCAGTTTTCAAGGATTTCGGCAAGATAGATATCCTCGTCAACAACGCGGGCGTCACTGCGGACAAACTGCTCGTCCGCATGGAAGAGGCGGACTGGGACCGCGTCATCAACATCAACCTGAAAGGTTGTTTCAACATGATCAAACACGTCACCCCCTATATGATGCGCAAGCGCTACGGCCGTATCGTATCCATCAGTTCGGTCGTCGGACTCATGGGCAACGCGGGGCAGGCGAATTATTCCGCTTCCAAAGCGGGCATCATCGGGCTGACCAAGACGGTCGCCAAGGAATTTGCGCCGCGCGGCGTCACCGCCAACGCGGTCGCGCCCGGCTTTATCAAGACGGCGATGACCGACGCGCTCTCCGAGGAGCAGAAACAGGCGATGTATAAACTCATTCCCCTCGGGAAACTGGGCGAAACGGAAGACATTGCGGAAGCGGTGCTCTTTCTCGTTTCCGACCGCGCGCGCTATATCACGGGCGAAGTGCTGCGCGTAGACGGCGGCATGTGCATGTAA
- the accD gene encoding acetyl-CoA carboxylase, carboxyltransferase subunit beta yields the protein MKFEDIKKFFFKKPKNELEGDGEATASAIPEKLATKCEKCKQIILCDELAANQYMCPKCGFYHKMGARERISFNFDGFEELFAEVTGENLLQFPGYDEKLEKSRAASSEKEAVVCGTAFSGGHKAAVFAMDPRFMMGSMGHAVGEKIASLFEYATEQKLPVVGFVLSGGARMQEGIISLMQMAKTSAAVAKHGEAGLLYISVLTDPTTGGVSASFAFESDIIVAEKGALIGFAGPRVIEQTIRQKLPEGFQRAEFLQEKGFVDLIVARKEMKEKLAELLRLHAAEV from the coding sequence GTGAAATTCGAAGATATTAAAAAGTTTTTCTTCAAAAAACCGAAAAACGAGTTGGAAGGGGACGGGGAGGCCACTGCGTCCGCGATTCCCGAAAAACTCGCCACAAAGTGCGAAAAGTGCAAGCAGATCATTCTGTGCGACGAACTTGCAGCCAATCAATATATGTGCCCGAAGTGCGGCTTTTACCATAAAATGGGCGCGCGCGAGCGCATATCCTTCAATTTCGACGGATTTGAGGAACTTTTCGCGGAAGTGACGGGCGAAAATCTGCTGCAATTCCCGGGATATGACGAAAAACTGGAAAAATCGCGTGCGGCGAGTTCTGAAAAAGAGGCGGTCGTGTGCGGCACCGCTTTTTCGGGCGGGCATAAAGCCGCGGTGTTTGCCATGGATCCCCGCTTTATGATGGGCAGCATGGGGCACGCGGTGGGCGAAAAAATCGCCTCGCTGTTCGAATACGCCACGGAACAAAAACTTCCCGTCGTCGGCTTTGTTCTGAGCGGCGGCGCGCGCATGCAGGAGGGCATCATTTCCCTCATGCAGATGGCAAAGACGAGCGCCGCGGTCGCCAAGCACGGCGAAGCGGGGCTTTTGTATATCAGCGTTCTGACCGATCCCACGACGGGCGGCGTGTCCGCTTCTTTCGCGTTCGAATCGGATATCATTGTAGCGGAAAAAGGCGCGCTCATCGGTTTTGCCGGCCCGCGCGTCATCGAACAGACCATCCGACAGAAATTGCCCGAAGGGTTTCAGCGCGCGGAGTTTTTGCAGGAAAAGGGCTTTGTGGATCTTATCGTGGCGCGCAAAGAGATGAAAGAAAAGTTGGCGGAACTTTTACGCCTGCACGCGGCGGAGGTATAG
- the fabF gene encoding beta-ketoacyl-ACP synthase II, translated as MERRVVVTGLGAVTPLGNDVKSTWENMIAGKNGIDFVTAFDIGSFKAKLAGEVKGFDPALYMPKGDVRKTDLYAQYALAAAVQAVEDSKIEGTVEPDRMGVYIGSGIGGIHTLVAEHAKGMEKGWNRISPYFVPMMISNIASGTVAIRYNAQGPNIAVVTACATSTNSIGEAFRAVRHGYADAMIAGGSEAAINEICFGGFISCQALSQSEDKDRASIPFDKERGGFVMGEGGGVLVLEELERAKRRGAKIYAEVVGYACTNDAYHMTAPNPEAIASSRAIMLAAKEGGVVADEKLYINAHGTGTPLNDKTETAAIKKAFGENAYKLHVSSTKSMTGHMLGAAGAVEAIAAVKALEEGVIPPTINYRVKDDECDLDVTPNVAVRAPLEFALSTSLGFGGHNGCLAFRKYRD; from the coding sequence ATGGAAAGAAGAGTTGTCGTAACGGGGCTGGGAGCGGTCACGCCGCTCGGCAACGACGTGAAATCAACCTGGGAAAATATGATCGCGGGCAAGAACGGCATCGATTTTGTCACCGCGTTCGATATCGGTTCCTTTAAGGCAAAACTGGCGGGCGAGGTCAAGGGCTTCGACCCCGCGCTGTATATGCCCAAGGGCGACGTCAGAAAGACCGATCTGTACGCGCAGTACGCCTTGGCGGCGGCGGTGCAGGCGGTCGAAGACAGCAAGATCGAGGGCACCGTGGAGCCCGACCGCATGGGCGTGTATATCGGTTCGGGGATCGGCGGCATTCACACCCTCGTCGCAGAGCACGCGAAGGGAATGGAAAAGGGTTGGAACCGCATTTCTCCCTATTTCGTACCGATGATGATCTCCAACATCGCCTCGGGCACGGTGGCGATCCGCTACAATGCGCAGGGGCCGAATATTGCGGTCGTCACGGCGTGCGCCACGTCCACGAACAGCATCGGCGAGGCGTTTCGCGCCGTCCGTCACGGCTATGCCGACGCGATGATCGCAGGCGGCAGCGAGGCGGCGATCAACGAGATCTGTTTCGGCGGGTTCATCAGTTGTCAGGCGCTCTCGCAGAGCGAAGATAAAGACCGCGCTTCCATTCCTTTCGACAAGGAACGCGGCGGTTTCGTGATGGGCGAAGGCGGCGGCGTGCTCGTTCTGGAAGAACTGGAACGCGCAAAACGGCGCGGCGCGAAGATCTATGCCGAAGTCGTGGGCTATGCCTGCACCAACGACGCCTATCACATGACCGCGCCCAATCCCGAGGCGATCGCCTCCTCGCGCGCCATCATGCTGGCAGCGAAAGAGGGCGGCGTGGTCGCGGACGAAAAACTGTATATCAACGCGCACGGCACGGGAACGCCGCTCAACGATAAAACGGAGACCGCCGCCATCAAAAAGGCGTTCGGCGAAAACGCGTATAAACTGCACGTTTCTTCGACAAAGTCGATGACGGGGCATATGCTCGGCGCCGCGGGCGCGGTGGAGGCCATCGCCGCCGTCAAAGCGCTCGAAGAAGGCGTTATTCCGCCCACGATCAACTACCGCGTGAAGGACGACGAGTGCGATCTCGACGTCACGCCGAACGTCGCCGTGCGGGCGCCGCTGGAATTCGCGCTGTCTACCTCTCTGGGATTCGGAGGCCATAACGGCTGTCTTGCATTCAGGAAATACAGGGATTAG
- a CDS encoding 3-hydroxyacyl-ACP dehydratase FabZ family protein: protein MFREEIKKHLPHREPMLLLDEVNVNEGGEAVGKYTVRGDEFFLQGHFPGNPIVPGVIQLEMIAQTSVALLCDNEGATPMYTGLNNVKFKHPLLPGDTAVMTVSITARKGIFCFAKGNLKANGKLCTCAEFSFAMVPPEK from the coding sequence ATGTTCAGAGAGGAAATCAAAAAGCACCTCCCGCATCGGGAACCCATGCTCCTTTTGGATGAAGTGAACGTAAACGAAGGGGGCGAAGCCGTGGGCAAGTACACCGTGCGCGGCGACGAATTCTTTTTGCAGGGGCATTTTCCCGGCAATCCCATCGTGCCGGGCGTCATCCAACTGGAAATGATCGCGCAGACCTCCGTCGCGCTTTTGTGCGACAACGAGGGCGCCACGCCCATGTACACGGGGCTCAACAACGTCAAATTCAAGCACCCGCTTCTGCCCGGCGACACCGCCGTCATGACCGTTTCCATTACGGCGAGAAAGGGCATTTTCTGTTTCGCCAAGGGGAATTTGAAGGCGAACGGAAAACTTTGCACCTGCGCGGAATTCTCGTTTGCAATGGTTCCCCCCGAAAAATAA
- the fabK gene encoding enoyl-[acyl-carrier-protein] reductase FabK, which produces MQTKLTKLLHIEHPVIQGGMAWIADASLASAVSNAGGLGIISAMNANADWVRSEIRACKAMTDKPFGVNLMLMSPFVEEVAKVVAEEKVPVVTTGAGNPSRFVKMWKEAGITILPVVASTALAKIVERAGVDAVIAEGGESGGHVGDLTTMALVPQVVDAVKIPVVAAGGIADGRGMVAAFALGACGVQMGTRFLVAKECTVHPNYKQKVLAAKDISTMVTGRRLGHPVRSIKTTYTNAYAKLEADGNTPDEELEQFGVGSLRFAAKEGDTEKGCFLAGQIAGLVKCEQSAKEIVDDVMAGAEKLMEGVKWDV; this is translated from the coding sequence ATGCAGACAAAATTAACGAAATTACTTCATATCGAGCACCCCGTTATCCAGGGCGGCATGGCGTGGATCGCGGACGCGTCGCTCGCGAGCGCCGTTTCCAACGCGGGCGGCCTCGGCATCATTTCCGCCATGAACGCGAACGCCGACTGGGTGCGCAGCGAAATACGCGCCTGTAAAGCGATGACGGATAAGCCCTTCGGCGTCAATCTCATGCTGATGAGCCCTTTCGTCGAAGAAGTCGCGAAAGTGGTCGCCGAGGAAAAAGTCCCCGTCGTCACCACGGGCGCGGGCAATCCCTCGCGTTTCGTCAAAATGTGGAAAGAGGCGGGTATCACCATTCTTCCCGTCGTGGCGTCCACGGCGCTGGCGAAGATCGTCGAGCGCGCGGGCGTTGACGCGGTGATCGCCGAGGGCGGCGAGAGCGGCGGGCACGTGGGCGACCTTACGACCATGGCGCTCGTGCCGCAGGTGGTAGACGCGGTGAAGATCCCCGTCGTCGCCGCGGGCGGAATCGCGGATGGCCGGGGCATGGTCGCCGCCTTTGCGCTCGGCGCGTGCGGTGTGCAGATGGGCACCCGTTTTCTGGTAGCAAAAGAGTGCACCGTGCACCCGAATTATAAGCAGAAAGTGCTGGCGGCCAAGGATATTTCCACCATGGTCACGGGCAGAAGGCTGGGACATCCCGTCCGCTCGATCAAGACCACCTATACCAACGCTTACGCCAAGTTGGAGGCGGACGGCAATACTCCCGACGAAGAACTCGAACAGTTCGGCGTGGGTTCGCTGCGCTTTGCCGCCAAAGAGGGCGACACGGAAAAGGGCTGTTTCCTCGCGGGACAGATCGCGGGGCTCGTGAAGTGCGAACAGAGCGCCAAAGAGATCGTCGACGACGTGATGGCGGGCGCGGAAAAACTGATGGAGGGCGTCAAGTGGGACGTTTAG
- a CDS encoding DegV family protein, with product MIAIVTDSTVGYSSAEISSRGIVKVVPVNYQIGAKFFEERPSDKNGNFLPLIRGEKCKTAQPALSHFISAFNSLVSAGHEVICIVMSSALSGTYSSAKFAAGEVGGKIYVLDSETVGMGMHLLVDEAVNMINGGFDFEHTVEHLEALKKKIRIVFTVETLDNLRAGGRLISAKGKINFNYKPIFDLYKKLTFRCNARLARDRLQILCEALPDNTRRIIVARCGETKQADELAALIGHRFAHIHVHRRELGPVLSIHTGEGAFGVAFVTQD from the coding sequence ATGATCGCAATCGTAACCGACTCTACGGTCGGCTACTCTTCGGCGGAAATTTCCAGCCGCGGCATCGTGAAGGTAGTTCCCGTCAACTATCAGATCGGCGCCAAATTTTTCGAAGAGCGTCCGTCCGACAAAAACGGAAACTTTTTGCCGCTCATCCGCGGTGAAAAGTGCAAGACAGCGCAGCCCGCGCTCAGCCATTTCATCTCTGCGTTCAATTCGCTCGTGTCCGCGGGGCACGAGGTCATCTGTATCGTGATGAGTTCCGCGCTGTCGGGCACCTATTCCTCCGCGAAATTCGCCGCGGGCGAAGTGGGCGGCAAGATCTATGTGCTCGATTCGGAGACAGTGGGAATGGGGATGCACCTTTTGGTGGACGAGGCCGTGAACATGATCAACGGCGGTTTCGATTTCGAACATACCGTCGAACATCTCGAAGCGCTGAAAAAAAAGATCCGTATCGTCTTTACCGTGGAAACGCTGGATAACCTGCGCGCGGGAGGAAGGCTGATCTCCGCGAAAGGAAAGATCAATTTCAACTATAAGCCGATCTTCGATCTGTATAAAAAACTGACTTTCCGCTGCAATGCGCGGCTCGCGCGCGACAGATTGCAGATTTTGTGCGAGGCTCTGCCCGATAACACCCGCCGCATCATCGTGGCGCGCTGCGGAGAAACGAAACAGGCGGACGAACTTGCCGCGCTCATCGGGCACCGCTTTGCGCACATACACGTCCATCGCCGCGAACTGGGACCCGTTCTGTCCATCCATACGGGTGAAGGCGCGTTCGGCGTGGCTTTCGTTACACAGGACTGA
- a CDS encoding acyl carrier protein, producing the protein METLAKLKEILSECKGEELDVNMDTTFDELDFDSLDKVDIVMQIEEAYDISLGDNMALSTVGELVKKIDEAVANK; encoded by the coding sequence ATGGAAACTTTGGCGAAATTGAAGGAAATTCTCAGCGAATGCAAGGGCGAAGAACTGGACGTGAACATGGATACCACGTTCGACGAACTGGACTTCGACTCTCTGGATAAAGTGGATATCGTCATGCAGATCGAAGAGGCGTACGATATTTCTTTGGGCGACAATATGGCTCTCTCCACCGTGGGCGAACTGGTCAAAAAGATCGACGAGGCCGTCGCAAACAAGTAA
- a CDS encoding CPBP family intramembrane glutamic endopeptidase, which yields MKKRMLYLRKTPVQSAFIIYLLALGLILFPTQWLGDLFFAEEKMAVLFGLGGMRVVMGAVMALIAVHTGFSASFLPRSVKGVLLALPAVLIAVNNLPIVALARGDASLLYGGAYIAVFLFECLAVGFFEEVTFRGIVFPLLLQKTGTSVKGRFIAILGSAAMFGLLHAVNLLNGFSGAVFLQMGYSFLIGAMLAVAMFAGAGVIFCALVHGVYNFCGMLISELGQGGFSAIWNVPEIILTAAVALAVIAYFVVFTLKSKGESARELIALPEQE from the coding sequence ATGAAAAAAAGAATGTTGTATCTGCGCAAAACGCCCGTTCAGTCGGCATTTATCATCTATCTTCTGGCGCTGGGGCTGATCTTATTTCCCACGCAGTGGCTGGGCGATCTGTTTTTCGCGGAAGAAAAAATGGCGGTCTTGTTCGGATTGGGCGGCATGCGCGTCGTCATGGGCGCGGTCATGGCGTTGATCGCCGTGCATACGGGATTTTCCGCGTCGTTTCTGCCGCGCTCGGTAAAGGGCGTGCTTCTGGCTCTGCCCGCGGTTCTCATCGCCGTCAACAATCTGCCTATCGTCGCGCTCGCGCGCGGGGACGCTTCCCTCCTCTACGGCGGCGCGTATATCGCGGTGTTTTTGTTCGAGTGCCTTGCCGTGGGCTTTTTCGAAGAGGTCACCTTCCGCGGCATCGTATTCCCGCTCCTTCTGCAAAAGACGGGTACTTCCGTCAAGGGACGGTTTATCGCGATCTTAGGCTCGGCGGCGATGTTCGGATTGCTGCACGCGGTCAATCTCCTGAACGGGTTCAGCGGCGCGGTGTTCTTGCAGATGGGCTATTCCTTTCTGATCGGCGCGATGCTCGCCGTCGCCATGTTCGCGGGCGCGGGCGTCATCTTCTGCGCGCTGGTGCACGGCGTCTACAATTTCTGCGGAATGCTTATATCCGAACTGGGACAGGGCGGCTTTTCCGCGATCTGGAACGTGCCCGAGATCATACTCACCGCCGCCGTCGCGCTCGCCGTCATCGCGTATTTCGTCGTGTTCACCCTCAAATCCAAGGGCGAATCCGCGCGCGAACTCATCGCTCTCCCCGAACAGGAATAA
- a CDS encoding beta-ketoacyl-ACP synthase III: MSFDILGTGSRVPRKVVTNDDLTEFLDTSDEWIYTRTGIRKRHVLTDETLLDLAVGSAEIALEDAKTSPSEIGFVLAATMRGDTVTPSFAFCVAEKLGIAAPAFDVNAACVGVLYCMELADSLISTGKADKILIVSAEAMSKLVDWNDRASCVLFGDGSGAMVVGKGEGRLAGILSGKPDSVSIRMPSFEGESRFNEIKAEKMVMHMDGQEVYKFAVNAMGHEIENVCKKAGIEPAEVDWFLPHQANVRIVDACQKKFKIEKSKVLMNIAEYGNMSATSIMVLLDEFAKKGTFHRGDKLLFVAFGGGLTSGALLIKWNKD; this comes from the coding sequence ATGTCATTCGATATTCTGGGCACGGGCAGCCGCGTCCCCCGAAAAGTTGTCACCAACGATGATTTAACAGAATTTCTCGATACGTCCGACGAATGGATCTATACGCGCACGGGCATCCGGAAAAGGCACGTTCTGACCGACGAAACGCTGCTCGATCTTGCCGTCGGTTCCGCGGAGATTGCCCTGGAAGATGCAAAAACTTCTCCTTCGGAGATCGGGTTCGTGCTGGCGGCGACCATGCGCGGCGACACCGTCACGCCCTCGTTCGCGTTCTGCGTGGCGGAAAAACTCGGCATCGCCGCGCCCGCGTTCGACGTCAACGCGGCGTGCGTGGGCGTTCTGTATTGCATGGAACTTGCCGATTCTCTCATTTCCACGGGCAAAGCGGATAAAATACTCATCGTATCCGCCGAGGCGATGTCCAAACTCGTCGACTGGAACGACCGCGCGTCCTGCGTACTGTTCGGCGACGGCAGCGGCGCCATGGTCGTGGGAAAGGGCGAAGGGCGTCTTGCGGGCATACTTTCGGGAAAGCCCGACAGCGTGTCCATCCGCATGCCCTCGTTCGAGGGCGAAAGCCGTTTCAACGAGATCAAGGCGGAAAAGATGGTCATGCACATGGACGGGCAGGAAGTGTATAAATTCGCGGTCAACGCCATGGGTCACGAGATCGAAAACGTCTGTAAAAAGGCGGGCATCGAGCCTGCGGAAGTGGACTGGTTCCTCCCGCATCAGGCGAACGTGCGCATCGTGGACGCCTGTCAGAAAAAGTTTAAAATAGAAAAGAGCAAAGTGCTCATGAACATTGCCGAATACGGCAACATGAGCGCGACTTCGATCATGGTGCTTTTGGACGAATTTGCCAAAAAGGGCACCTTTCACAGAGGAGACAAGTTGCTGTTCGTCGCGTTCGGAGGCGGACTGACGAGCGGCGCTTTACTCATAAAATGGAATAAAGATTAA
- a CDS encoding ACP S-malonyltransferase — MGRLAYLFAGQGAQVVGMASDVKDLPKVKNLFERAESVCAGVVEKMLCGPQEDLNRTLWTQPAMFLADLAYAYAREEETGAPQAVCGFSVGEVPALCFAGSLSEEDALKAIVRRAQLMEEYTGRVQGCMIAVVGLEPGAVEALCDGKNTHPANYNSRKQTVVACAMSEREEFSARVKQAGGRAIPLKVSGMFHCPELAPEAEKFAEFLSALNFQKPRMDVYANLTALPYAEDFVGTLSEQMCSPVRFAATVENMRAAGIEEFIEVGPGKVLTNLVQRG, encoded by the coding sequence GTGGGACGTTTAGCCTATCTGTTTGCGGGCCAGGGCGCCCAAGTCGTCGGCATGGCGTCCGACGTGAAAGACCTTCCCAAGGTCAAAAATTTGTTCGAGCGCGCGGAGAGCGTGTGCGCGGGCGTCGTCGAAAAGATGCTTTGCGGCCCGCAGGAAGATCTGAACCGCACGCTCTGGACGCAGCCCGCCATGTTTCTGGCGGATCTCGCGTATGCGTACGCGCGTGAGGAAGAAACGGGCGCGCCGCAGGCGGTCTGCGGATTTTCCGTGGGCGAAGTGCCCGCGCTTTGCTTTGCGGGCTCGTTGTCGGAAGAGGACGCGCTCAAAGCCATCGTGCGCCGCGCGCAGTTGATGGAAGAATACACAGGGCGGGTGCAGGGTTGTATGATCGCCGTCGTCGGGTTGGAGCCCGGGGCGGTCGAAGCGCTCTGCGACGGCAAAAATACCCATCCCGCCAACTATAATTCCCGCAAACAGACGGTCGTCGCCTGCGCGATGAGCGAACGGGAAGAATTTTCCGCGCGCGTGAAACAGGCGGGCGGAAGGGCGATCCCCCTCAAAGTGAGCGGTATGTTCCATTGCCCCGAACTTGCGCCCGAAGCGGAAAAATTCGCGGAATTTTTGTCCGCGCTGAACTTTCAAAAACCGAGAATGGACGTGTACGCCAATCTCACGGCGCTGCCGTACGCAGAAGATTTCGTCGGCACGCTGTCCGAACAGATGTGTTCCCCCGTGCGCTTTGCCGCAACGGTGGAAAATATGCGCGCCGCGGGTATCGAAGAATTCATCGAGGTGGGGCCCGGAAAGGTGCTGACCAATCTCGTGCAGCGCGGCTGA
- the accA gene encoding carboxyltransferase subunit alpha produces MNAYEKVLKSREKGRPTAVKYIGSIVENFIELHGDRRFSDDKAIIGGIGTISGMPVTVIGIEKGDGTADKIAHNFGCAHPEGYRKAVRLMKEAEKFRRPVLCFVDTSGAYCGIGAEERGQSEAIATSILEMIRLKTPTLSIIIGEGGSGGALSLCAADEVWITSNSTYSVISPEGCASILWKDSGKVAEASESLKLTADDLVSLGAVEKIFEENDFPETFFEDMKEQIFRFFQQKKKVPADELIEERYRRFRKF; encoded by the coding sequence ATGAACGCATACGAAAAAGTGCTCAAAAGCCGCGAAAAGGGCAGACCCACCGCGGTGAAATACATCGGCAGTATCGTGGAGAATTTCATCGAACTGCACGGAGATCGCCGCTTTTCCGACGATAAGGCGATCATCGGCGGCATCGGCACGATCTCGGGCATGCCAGTCACGGTCATCGGCATCGAAAAGGGCGACGGCACGGCGGATAAGATCGCGCATAATTTCGGCTGCGCGCATCCCGAGGGTTACCGCAAGGCTGTGCGGCTGATGAAAGAGGCGGAAAAATTCCGCCGTCCCGTGCTCTGTTTTGTGGATACGTCGGGCGCGTACTGCGGCATCGGCGCGGAAGAGCGCGGACAGAGCGAGGCGATCGCGACTTCCATTCTGGAAATGATCCGCTTAAAGACGCCCACGCTCTCGATCATCATCGGCGAGGGCGGCAGCGGCGGCGCGCTTTCCCTGTGCGCCGCGGACGAAGTGTGGATCACTTCCAATTCCACCTATTCCGTTATTTCTCCCGAGGGCTGCGCCTCGATTTTGTGGAAAGACAGCGGAAAAGTCGCAGAGGCTTCGGAAAGTCTGAAACTCACGGCGGACGATCTCGTATCGCTCGGCGCGGTGGAGAAAATATTCGAAGAGAACGACTTTCCCGAAACGTTTTTCGAAGATATGAAAGAACAGATCTTCCGATTCTTTCAGCAAAAGAAAAAAGTGCCTGCCGATGAACTTATCGAAGAGCGCTATCGCCGTTTCCGCAAGTTTTAA